From a single Hypomesus transpacificus isolate Combined female chromosome 14, fHypTra1, whole genome shotgun sequence genomic region:
- the LOC124476568 gene encoding cyclin-dependent kinase inhibitor 1C-like, producing the protein MFNIQLSSSVQERIVARRTFPLHARTSVCRSLFGPVDHEELNREMKSKLREISERDQRKWNFNFGADAPLAGPYEWEECPVDTTPEFYQESVQVGKNRMVAAPIKVKPCPDVVLQESPSQDVMPPYEDRLAIPESSTPSTTEVNQENCAVKLNAGKAIRKSVARSRGKRASSETNTTLITEFFVKRRSTETKMNDCTYPRSSSSIGVEQTPRKRIR; encoded by the exons ATGTTTAATATTCAGTTATCAAGCAGTGTCCAGGAGAGAATCGTAGCCCGTAGAACCTTTCCTCTCCATGCACGCACCAGTGTTTGTCGTAGTCTTTTTGGTCCGGTAGATCACGAAGAACTGAACCGGGAGATGAAATCTAAGTTACGTGAGATTTCTGAGAGAGACCAACGCAAATGGAACTTTAATTTCGGGGCTGATGCGCCTCTGGCTGGACCATACGAATGGGAGGAATGTCCTGTGGATACGACTCCAGAATTTTACCAGGAGTCAGTACAAGTCGGGAAAAACAGAATGGTTGCGGCACCTATCAAAGTAAAGCCGTGCCCAGACGTCGTCCTCCAAGAGTCCCCCTCTCAGGATGTAATGCCCCCTTACGAGGACCGTTTGGCCATTCCTGAAAGTAGCACTCCTAGCACGACTGAAGTCAACCAAGAGAACTGCGCGGTCAAGCTGAACGCTGGAAAAGCCATAAGAAAATCAGTCGCCCGCAGTCGAGGCAAAAGGGCCTCATCTGAAACAAACACCACACTTATTACAG AATTCTTCGTAAAAAGGAGAAGTACCGAAACGAAAATGAATGATTGTACTTATCCACGGTCTTCGTCTTCAATCGGAGTTGAACAAACTCCTCGCAAAAGAATCCGTTGA